TCCTCCACCCGGTCACCTTTCAGAATGATGATTACTACCAGTTGCATCGTGTGTTACGTGCCGTTGATCAGAATATTCTTATCAGTCAGCTGGAGCCGCATACCACGGCACATCCGGACGAGCAGTTCCTGTCACCAGCTGCTTTGTTTGACTGCTTCGAACAATACCCCGACATCATCAGTAATACCGTACGTATTATGGATGCCTGCCGGATACAGTTTGATTTTAAAACACCCCGCAATAAAAAATACTTTACCAGCAGCGAAGCAGAAGACCATGCCCTGCTACGGAAGCTTGCCTATGAAGGCATGCTGGAACGCTATGGTCCTGACAACGCAGAGGCGAAGGAACGTATTGAAAAAGAACTGGAAGTTGTACAGGGACAACATTTCAACGGCTATTTCCTGATCACCTGGGACATCATCCGATATGCGCGGGAAAGCGGCTTTTTTTATGTTGGACGAGGCAGCGGCGCCAATTCTATCCTGGCCTATTGTTTAAAAATAACAGATGTCGATCCGATAGCACTTAATCTCTATTTCGAAAGATTTCTTAACCCATATCGTAGTTCACCTCCTGATTTTGATATCGACTTTTCCTGGAAAGACAGGGATGAGATCATTGAGTATGTATTCAAAAAGTACGGTGCTGCGCATACCGCCTTACTGGGTACCGTCACTACCTTCCAGCAGAATGCAGTGATACGTGAACTGGGAAAAGTTTACGGATTACCTAAACATGAAATAGACAAAATACTGGACACGCCATTTGCACCTGATCTCTCAGGCGATAGCGTACAGCAAACCATCCTGCGATATAGTAAGATGATGTCTAACGACAATAAATCCTTTCCCAATCATCTCAGCATCCATGCGGGGGGTATACTGATCAGCGAAGCGCCTATCCATCAGCATTGCAGTACGTACCTTCCTCCCAAAGGATTCAGTACGGCCCAACTGGACATGCATCAGGCGGAGGCTATCGGGCTATTCAAATTTGATATACTTAGTCAGCGGGGCCTGGGACATATACGCGATGCGATCAGTATCATCAAGGAAAATAAAGGCGATGAAGTTGATATTCACGACGTAAAATCATTCATGCGTGATGAGCGTGTTAAACAGGCATTGCAGACGGTCAACACGATCGGATGTTTTTATATAGAATCTCCGGCTATGCGGCAGTTGTTACAAAAACTGCAATGCGGTGACTACCTGACACTGGTAGCCGCCAGTTCTGTTATACGTCCTGGTGTCGCACAATCAGGTATGATGCGGCAATATGTGCATAACTATCGTAATCAGGATAAGGTAGAGTATCTCCATGACATCATCAAAGAGGTATTGAGTGAAACCTTCGGCATCATGGTCTACCAGGAAGATGTGATCAGGATAGTAAGCCGGTATGCAGAAATGGATCTGGCAGATGCAGATATTCTGCGAAGAGCGATGGCCGGTAAGTACCGCGGGCAGGGAGACTTTCAGAAAATAGAACAACAGTTCTTCAGCAACTGTAAACAGCTGGGAAGACCAGAAGCTGTGACGGCTGAACTATGGCGGCAGATATCGAGCTTCTCCGGTTTCTCTTTTTCAAAGGCCCACTCTGCCAGCTTCGCGGTAGAGAGCTATCAGAGCCTTTTCCTGAAAACATATTATCCGGCGGAATTCATGGTAGCCGTGATCAATAACTTCGGTGGCTTTTATAACAGGGAACTCTATTTCCGGGAATTACAAAAAACCGGTGCCGATATCAAACCACCCTGTATCAACAACAGTGACTATTACACGAGGATCACCGGTAATACTGTGTATACAGGATTTATACACATCGAAGGACTCGAAGAAAAATGGATGGAACAGGTGCTCGAAGAACGTAAGCAGTACGGTCCCTATACCAGTCTGGAAGACTTCACTACCCGTATAGCGCCCCCACCGGAACAGCTGGATATACTCATCCGGATCGGCGCTTTTAATTTCGACAACTACACAAAGAAAGAGCTCCTGTGGAAAAGCAGCCTGTTACTGAAAGCCAAAACACCACATGCAGAGCATATACAGCCGCTGTTCCAGGAAGAATTACCAGATTGCCAGCTGCCCATGCTGTCTTATACCGAACATGAAAATGCATTTGAGGAAATAGCCTTGCTGGGCTTTCCGTTGTGCTCTCCTTTTTCTATTCTGCAACATGATCAGCGTAGATATATTACAGCCGATGCCTTCAAACGCTACGAAGGAAAAACGATTACAGCCCTGGGATATCTGGTATGTACAAAAGGCATTTATACCAGCAAAGGCATACCTATGAGCTTCGGTACCTTTATGGATGTGAACGGAGACTTTATTGATACGGTACATTTTCCTGATATCCTGCGTGCCTACCCTTT
The DNA window shown above is from Chitinophaga agri and carries:
- a CDS encoding DNA polymerase III subunit alpha, with the protein product MFLNCKTFFSLRYGTIDTKDLVKYAREMGVTSLALTNINITSDTWNFVKECQENGIKPIIGLECRNGHQLKYILLARDLDGWFYINRFLSDHLHKGLDFPDRAPGFPGVFAIYTWNTVPLQDLYDHELVGIRKRDINKLFRVNTTEWKDKLVILHPVTFQNDDYYQLHRVLRAVDQNILISQLEPHTTAHPDEQFLSPAALFDCFEQYPDIISNTVRIMDACRIQFDFKTPRNKKYFTSSEAEDHALLRKLAYEGMLERYGPDNAEAKERIEKELEVVQGQHFNGYFLITWDIIRYARESGFFYVGRGSGANSILAYCLKITDVDPIALNLYFERFLNPYRSSPPDFDIDFSWKDRDEIIEYVFKKYGAAHTALLGTVTTFQQNAVIRELGKVYGLPKHEIDKILDTPFAPDLSGDSVQQTILRYSKMMSNDNKSFPNHLSIHAGGILISEAPIHQHCSTYLPPKGFSTAQLDMHQAEAIGLFKFDILSQRGLGHIRDAISIIKENKGDEVDIHDVKSFMRDERVKQALQTVNTIGCFYIESPAMRQLLQKLQCGDYLTLVAASSVIRPGVAQSGMMRQYVHNYRNQDKVEYLHDIIKEVLSETFGIMVYQEDVIRIVSRYAEMDLADADILRRAMAGKYRGQGDFQKIEQQFFSNCKQLGRPEAVTAELWRQISSFSGFSFSKAHSASFAVESYQSLFLKTYYPAEFMVAVINNFGGFYNRELYFRELQKTGADIKPPCINNSDYYTRITGNTVYTGFIHIEGLEEKWMEQVLEERKQYGPYTSLEDFTTRIAPPPEQLDILIRIGAFNFDNYTKKELLWKSSLLLKAKTPHAEHIQPLFQEELPDCQLPMLSYTEHENAFEEIALLGFPLCSPFSILQHDQRRYITADAFKRYEGKTITALGYLVCTKGIYTSKGIPMSFGTFMDVNGDFIDTVHFPDILRAYPFQKNGFYILQGKVTAEYDVYSIEISYMRKIGYFEDK